The Phoenix dactylifera cultivar Barhee BC4 chromosome 9, palm_55x_up_171113_PBpolish2nd_filt_p, whole genome shotgun sequence genome window below encodes:
- the LOC103704772 gene encoding TSL-kinase interacting protein 1 isoform X1 — MMTGGKQPKTTIGAHRKNGLGCTKSVTTKTAKQRQKTTGEKNSPEQPSPLQTKVMQTSLQETTPGSSRLASKQCLQCSEKLKMQLFPIDEVTRKGVEQGQHNPYLELIITTRKKISSVVKHLNVKWGSSKFASGELMLFPYNAQIDTLASHRRWTIKDSDTTAAAVYASIGKPAIFRLRYGWFSNSEPTTGGIHLTPLHSEDNLQTKEILPMNITEAKAPPYPVSSMENEPVDTDNSLNQVPVAALVLDKSVQAVKENLGKSDVLSWADCQCNISVGALLSEASPTSDANFCHPLPAQKNSSLQQNPITCDSFDAALASLVACHQTTNQSTQVPRSSIWDAEETRHAFPFHKITPNNNDPASSKDALMPTCIGSNSMGLNDMLGTRVGHASADHVCQEPATNRQIHTNSDAIPEPAAGLQPNAQDNANKESIKSSEPQIEALRNSDFGRVDIYWPESLGTLEYIATCSRQINSGDTLNLGASFDTSLDSFQNFSIF; from the exons ATGATGACTGGTGGGAAACAGCCTAAAACAACTATAGGGGCGCATAGGAAAAACGGACTTGGCTGCACCAAATCCGTTACTACAAAAACTGCCAAGCAGCGGCAGAAAACAACGG GGGAAAAAAATTCTCCAGAACAACCATCCCCTCTGCAAACCAAGGTTATGCAGACTAGCCTCCAGGAAACAACACCTGGAAGTTCTAGGCTTGCATCAAAACAATGTCTACAATGCAGTGAGAAGCTTAAGATGCAGCTCTTTCCAATAGATGAAGTTACTAGAAAAGGGGTGGAGCAG GGTCAACATAACCCTTACCTGGAACTTATTATAACAACTCGAAAGAAAATATCATCAGTGGTGAAGCACCTTAATGTCAAGTGGGGCAGTTCAAAATTTGCATCAGGAGAGCTAATGCTCTTTCCATACAACGCACAGATAGACACTCTAGCCAGTCACCGAAGATGGACAATAAAAGATTCTGATACCACTGCAGCTGCTGTGTATGCTTCCATTGGTAAACCTGCCATTTTCCGTTTGAG ATATGGCTGGTTTTCCAATTCCGAGCCAACAACTGGTGGGATACATCTGACTCCTCTCCATTCTGAAGACAATTTACAGACTAAAGAAATTTTGCCTATGAATATAACTGAGGCGAAAGCGCCTCCGTATCCTGTATCAAGCATGGAAAATGAGCCAGTGGATACTGATAACTCATTAAACCAAGTCCCTGTTGCAGCCCTTGTGTTGGATAAATCAGTTCAAGCGGTG AAGGAAAATCTTGGTAAAAGTGACGTGCTTTCATGGGCTGATTGTCAATGTAACATAAGCGTTGGAGCTCTGCTATCTGAAGCATCACCAACTTCAGATGCAAACTTTTGCCATCCATTGCCTGCACAGAAGAACTCAAGTCTTCAGCAGAATCCAATTACCTGTGATTCATTTGATGCTGCTCTTGCTTCCCTTGTTGCCTGTCATCAAACCACAAATCAGTCCACACAGGTGCCCCGTTCATCCATTTGGGATGCTGAAGAAACACGTCATGCGTTTCCATTTCATAAGATCACTCCTAACAATAATGATCCAGCTTCATCCAAAGATGCTCTTATGCCTACATGTATCGGTTCAAATTCAATGGGACTTAATGATATG CTAGGCACTCGGGTGGGGCATGCATCAGCAGATCATGTTTGTCAAGAACCTGCGACCAATCGGCAGATCCACACAAACAGTGATGCAATTCCAGAACCTGCGGCGGGCTTGCAGCCCAATGCCCAGGATAATGCTAATAAAGAATCAATAAAAAGTTCAGAGCCTCAAATAGAAGCTTTACGCAACAGTGATTTTGGGAGAGTGGACATCTACTGG CCTGAGTCCTTGGGTACACTGGAATACATAGCAACTTGCTCTAGGCAGATCAACAGTGGTGACACTCTTAATCTTGGTGCGTCATTTGATACAAGTCTTGATTCATTCCAGAACTTCTCTATTTTTTGA
- the LOC103704772 gene encoding TSL-kinase interacting protein 1 isoform X2: MMTGGKQPKTTIGAHRKNGLGCTKSVTTKTAKQRQKTTGEKNSPEQPSPLQTKVMQTSLQETTPGSSRLASKQCLQCSEKLKMQLFPIDEVTRKGVEQGQHNPYLELIITTRKKISSVVKHLNVKWGSSKFASGELMLFPYNAQIDTLASHRRWTIKDSDTTAAAVYASIGKPAIFRLRYGWFSNSEPTTGGIHLTPLHSEDNLQTKEILPMNITEAKAPPYPVSSMENEPVDTDNSLNQVPVAALVLDKSVQAVENLGKSDVLSWADCQCNISVGALLSEASPTSDANFCHPLPAQKNSSLQQNPITCDSFDAALASLVACHQTTNQSTQVPRSSIWDAEETRHAFPFHKITPNNNDPASSKDALMPTCIGSNSMGLNDMLGTRVGHASADHVCQEPATNRQIHTNSDAIPEPAAGLQPNAQDNANKESIKSSEPQIEALRNSDFGRVDIYWPESLGTLEYIATCSRQINSGDTLNLGASFDTSLDSFQNFSIF, translated from the exons ATGATGACTGGTGGGAAACAGCCTAAAACAACTATAGGGGCGCATAGGAAAAACGGACTTGGCTGCACCAAATCCGTTACTACAAAAACTGCCAAGCAGCGGCAGAAAACAACGG GGGAAAAAAATTCTCCAGAACAACCATCCCCTCTGCAAACCAAGGTTATGCAGACTAGCCTCCAGGAAACAACACCTGGAAGTTCTAGGCTTGCATCAAAACAATGTCTACAATGCAGTGAGAAGCTTAAGATGCAGCTCTTTCCAATAGATGAAGTTACTAGAAAAGGGGTGGAGCAG GGTCAACATAACCCTTACCTGGAACTTATTATAACAACTCGAAAGAAAATATCATCAGTGGTGAAGCACCTTAATGTCAAGTGGGGCAGTTCAAAATTTGCATCAGGAGAGCTAATGCTCTTTCCATACAACGCACAGATAGACACTCTAGCCAGTCACCGAAGATGGACAATAAAAGATTCTGATACCACTGCAGCTGCTGTGTATGCTTCCATTGGTAAACCTGCCATTTTCCGTTTGAG ATATGGCTGGTTTTCCAATTCCGAGCCAACAACTGGTGGGATACATCTGACTCCTCTCCATTCTGAAGACAATTTACAGACTAAAGAAATTTTGCCTATGAATATAACTGAGGCGAAAGCGCCTCCGTATCCTGTATCAAGCATGGAAAATGAGCCAGTGGATACTGATAACTCATTAAACCAAGTCCCTGTTGCAGCCCTTGTGTTGGATAAATCAGTTCAAGCGGTG GAAAATCTTGGTAAAAGTGACGTGCTTTCATGGGCTGATTGTCAATGTAACATAAGCGTTGGAGCTCTGCTATCTGAAGCATCACCAACTTCAGATGCAAACTTTTGCCATCCATTGCCTGCACAGAAGAACTCAAGTCTTCAGCAGAATCCAATTACCTGTGATTCATTTGATGCTGCTCTTGCTTCCCTTGTTGCCTGTCATCAAACCACAAATCAGTCCACACAGGTGCCCCGTTCATCCATTTGGGATGCTGAAGAAACACGTCATGCGTTTCCATTTCATAAGATCACTCCTAACAATAATGATCCAGCTTCATCCAAAGATGCTCTTATGCCTACATGTATCGGTTCAAATTCAATGGGACTTAATGATATG CTAGGCACTCGGGTGGGGCATGCATCAGCAGATCATGTTTGTCAAGAACCTGCGACCAATCGGCAGATCCACACAAACAGTGATGCAATTCCAGAACCTGCGGCGGGCTTGCAGCCCAATGCCCAGGATAATGCTAATAAAGAATCAATAAAAAGTTCAGAGCCTCAAATAGAAGCTTTACGCAACAGTGATTTTGGGAGAGTGGACATCTACTGG CCTGAGTCCTTGGGTACACTGGAATACATAGCAACTTGCTCTAGGCAGATCAACAGTGGTGACACTCTTAATCTTGGTGCGTCATTTGATACAAGTCTTGATTCATTCCAGAACTTCTCTATTTTTTGA
- the LOC103704763 gene encoding two-on-two hemoglobin-3-like, which produces MESLQQKASEWSGVAASDAFAIDETNLFETLGGLQPFIDLSTNFYNRVYDDEEEWFRSIFANSKKEDAIQNQYEFFVQRMGGPPLYSQRKGHPALIARHRPFPVTHEAAERWLHHMQQALDSISSIEPDSKIKMMNFFRHTAYFLVAGNQMTRQSLGVPCKHATSKPAAT; this is translated from the exons ATGGAGTCTCTTCAGCAGAAGGCGTCCGAGTGGAGCGGTGTCGCCGCCAGCGACGCCTTCGCCATCGACGAGACCAACCTCTTCGAAACCCTCGGCGGCCTCCAGCCCTTCATCGATCTCTCCACCAATTTCTACAACAG GGTATACGATGACGAGGAGGAGTGGTTTCGGTCGATCTTTGCTAACTCGAAGAAGGAGGACGCGATTCAGAACCAGTACGAGTTCTTTGTGCAGAGGATGGGAGGTCCTCCTCTCTATTCCCAGAGGAAAG GTCATCCTGCACTGATTGCACGACATCGGCCATTTCCAGTCACGCATGAGGCAGCGGAGAGGTGGTTACACCACATGCAACAAGCGTTAGACAGCATATCAAGTATTGAACCAGATTCCAAAATCAAAATGATGAATTTTTTCAG GCACACGGCATACTTTCTTGTTGCTGGGAATCAGATGACGAGGCAAAGTCTGGGAGTCCCCTGCAAACACGCAACGAGTAAACCAGCTGCCACGTAA